One stretch of Corynebacterium auriscanis DNA includes these proteins:
- the mtrB gene encoding MtrAB system histidine kinase MtrB, translated as MTAEQSKNPGTAVAVATPEPRNSKELWQGFAQRPMTTVRRAVEYFAQRWQNSIQLRVIGSVLLASLLVTVILGFVLISFVGQQLLNTKYSAATEELDRARVAVEEQINSSDASNPVDVRLSSARAVLADRSGGVDQSSTAVYDPVLIARDVNDGETIAPPSAKIPNELRRFVQQGQVAYQYETFAGPGGSYKALVIGTPVSSEISGLELYLVMPLEAEETTLSLMRGLLTAGAIVLLVLLVVIAWVFSQQLTTPVRTASRIAERFAAGHLRERMVVTGNDEVARLAISFNDMAEKLSTQIRNLEEFGSLQRQFTSDVSHELRTPLTTVRMAADLINDNAENLDPLTARAAALMNKELDRFETLLGDLLEISRHDAGVANLSRERVDARGVVRSALAQVHVIAEEIGTTIEVNLPEEPVMVEIDSRRVERILRNLFANAVDHSEAKPIIVTMAVGKTALAVSVVDHGVGLKPGEEDLVFNRFWRSDPSRERRTGGTGLGLAIAQEDARLHGGRLEATGEPGVGACFRLTLPLVAGNQTEEAPLPLDIDRTFSVDAHEGAKNESPRAEGGVEPKDGEEGKA; from the coding sequence GTGACTGCAGAGCAGAGCAAGAATCCCGGTACAGCAGTGGCTGTGGCCACGCCCGAACCCCGCAACTCGAAAGAGTTGTGGCAAGGTTTCGCGCAGCGGCCCATGACCACGGTTCGGCGTGCCGTGGAGTATTTCGCTCAGCGGTGGCAGAACTCCATCCAACTCCGCGTGATCGGCAGTGTGCTGTTGGCCTCCCTGCTGGTCACCGTGATCCTCGGTTTCGTGCTGATCAGCTTCGTGGGGCAGCAATTGCTGAACACCAAGTACTCCGCCGCCACCGAGGAACTGGATCGCGCCCGTGTGGCCGTGGAGGAGCAAATCAATTCCTCCGATGCCTCCAACCCTGTTGACGTTCGGTTAAGTTCGGCTCGCGCAGTTCTGGCTGATCGTTCCGGGGGCGTGGATCAATCATCTACGGCGGTGTATGACCCGGTTTTGATAGCCCGGGATGTCAACGACGGGGAAACTATCGCCCCGCCGTCAGCAAAGATTCCCAACGAATTGCGCCGTTTCGTGCAGCAGGGGCAAGTAGCCTACCAATACGAAACATTTGCCGGCCCTGGCGGATCCTATAAGGCGCTGGTCATCGGAACTCCGGTCTCGTCGGAGATCTCCGGTCTAGAGCTGTACCTAGTCATGCCCCTAGAGGCAGAGGAGACCACGCTGTCGCTCATGCGTGGCTTGCTGACCGCCGGTGCAATCGTGTTGCTGGTACTGCTCGTAGTCATCGCATGGGTCTTCTCACAGCAGCTAACCACCCCGGTGCGTACCGCCTCACGTATCGCAGAGCGTTTTGCTGCGGGGCACTTGCGCGAACGCATGGTGGTCACGGGCAACGACGAGGTCGCCCGCCTGGCCATCAGCTTCAACGACATGGCGGAAAAGTTGTCCACCCAGATCCGCAACTTGGAGGAATTCGGATCGCTGCAGCGGCAGTTCACGTCGGACGTCTCTCACGAGCTACGCACCCCGCTGACAACCGTGCGCATGGCCGCCGATCTGATCAACGACAATGCGGAGAACCTGGATCCGCTCACCGCCCGCGCCGCTGCGTTAATGAACAAGGAGCTCGATCGCTTCGAAACACTGTTGGGCGACCTGCTGGAAATCTCCCGTCACGATGCCGGTGTGGCTAACCTGTCCCGTGAGCGCGTGGATGCCCGGGGCGTGGTCCGCTCGGCCTTGGCTCAGGTGCACGTCATCGCCGAGGAGATCGGTACAACCATCGAAGTGAACCTGCCCGAAGAACCCGTCATGGTGGAAATTGACTCTCGCCGCGTGGAGCGAATCTTGCGTAACCTCTTTGCCAACGCGGTGGATCATTCCGAAGCTAAACCGATTATTGTCACCATGGCTGTGGGCAAGACGGCCCTGGCGGTTTCCGTGGTGGACCATGGTGTGGGGTTAAAGCCAGGTGAGGAGGACCTGGTATTCAACCGTTTCTGGCGCTCCGACCCATCCCGCGAGCGCCGCACGGGTGGCACCGGATTGGGGCTGGCCATTGCGCAAGAGGATGCCCGGCTGCACGGAGGTCGCCTCGAAGCTACGGGTGAACCGGGTGTAGGTGCTTGCTTCCGCCTGACGTTGCCACTGGTTGCAGGTAATCAAACCGAAGAGGCACCGTTGCCACTGGACATCGATCGCACTTTTTCCGTCGACGCCCACGAGGGTGCAAAGAACGAGTCTCCGCGGGCTGAAGGGGGCGTCGAACCAAAAGACGGCGAGGAAGGTAAAGCATGA
- the mtrA gene encoding MtrAB system response regulator MtrA: MAPKILVVDDDPAIAEMLTIVLQGEGFDTVVVGDGVEAVKAARENNPDLILLDVMLPGMNGVDVCRAIREDSTVPIVMLTARTDTVDVVLGLESGADDYVHKPFKPKELVARVRARLRRNTDEKPEKLEISGLTIDVSGHQVTRGDEEIPLTPIEFDLLVTLASKPRQVFTREELLEKVWGYRKSSDTRLVNVHIQRLRSKIEVDPDDPRIIQTVRGVGYKTGE; encoded by the coding sequence ATGGCACCAAAGATTCTGGTTGTTGACGACGATCCCGCCATCGCGGAGATGCTGACCATCGTCTTGCAGGGCGAGGGTTTTGACACCGTTGTGGTAGGCGATGGTGTGGAGGCCGTGAAGGCTGCCCGGGAGAACAACCCGGACTTGATTTTGCTGGACGTGATGTTGCCCGGCATGAACGGTGTGGATGTTTGTCGCGCTATTCGCGAGGATTCCACGGTTCCTATCGTGATGCTCACCGCACGCACGGATACCGTCGATGTGGTTCTCGGTTTGGAATCGGGCGCTGACGATTACGTGCACAAGCCATTCAAGCCCAAGGAGCTGGTGGCTCGCGTGCGTGCGCGTCTGCGGCGCAACACTGATGAAAAGCCCGAAAAACTGGAGATCTCCGGTCTGACGATCGATGTCTCGGGCCACCAGGTCACTCGCGGGGACGAGGAGATTCCACTCACACCCATCGAGTTTGACTTGCTGGTTACGTTGGCGTCGAAGCCCCGGCAGGTATTCACCCGTGAGGAGCTGCTGGAAAAAGTATGGGGTTACCGTAAGAGTTCCGATACCCGGTTGGTCAACGTTCACATCCAGCGCCTGCGATCGAAGATCGAGGTCGACCCGGATGACCCACGCATCATTCAGACCGTGCGTGGTGTGGGTTACAAGACAGGCGAATAG
- a CDS encoding dTMP kinase: MIIAFEGVDGAGKNTLVTAVEEELIAREIPVARVGFPRYEQSIHAQLAQAALYGQMGDLLESVHGMATMFALDRAEVAEDLAAFSADGYVLILDRYVASNAAYSSARLHSSSDPTTATAVVDWVADLEFGTLGSPSPDLQVLVDVDAHVAQDRVAHRAHEDSTRAQDRYEANSQLQVDTVAAYRRLAQDSWASEWLVVNFDHGADVKQCAHTVVDTIAGKLSHEDTLADDNGK, encoded by the coding sequence ATGATCATCGCCTTCGAAGGTGTGGATGGCGCAGGTAAAAACACGCTGGTCACGGCCGTGGAAGAAGAGCTCATTGCCCGCGAGATTCCCGTTGCCCGCGTAGGGTTTCCCCGCTACGAGCAATCGATCCACGCCCAGTTGGCTCAAGCTGCCCTCTACGGCCAGATGGGTGACCTGCTGGAATCCGTCCACGGCATGGCTACCATGTTCGCACTCGACCGGGCAGAGGTCGCCGAGGACCTCGCCGCCTTTTCCGCGGATGGCTACGTGCTCATCCTCGACCGTTACGTCGCATCCAACGCGGCGTATTCCTCGGCTCGGTTACATTCCAGTTCGGATCCCACGACCGCTACTGCAGTCGTCGACTGGGTAGCTGACCTAGAGTTCGGCACGCTAGGTTCGCCGTCTCCAGACCTGCAGGTCCTCGTGGATGTCGACGCCCACGTGGCCCAAGACCGCGTGGCGCACCGGGCGCACGAGGATTCCACCCGCGCGCAAGACCGCTACGAGGCGAATTCTCAACTGCAAGTAGATACGGTGGCTGCTTACCGCCGGTTGGCTCAGGACAGCTGGGCCAGTGAATGGCTCGTGGTGAATTTCGATCATGGAGCTGACGTGAAACAATGTGCACACACCGTGGTGGATACCATCGCGGGAAAGCTATCCCACGAAGACACCCTCGCTGACGACAATGGAAAGTAA